A single Gammaproteobacteria bacterium DNA region contains:
- a CDS encoding cation:proton antiporter — translation MLSVPAILYFLALLLLAVPLERLARRLRVPPGVFLLLLGFLSSELLVGFGIDTGIRWQNFYFAIFYLFLPALIFHAALRIDLNMLRANLFPVLLLSLPLALLSVAIIAAVLYYGVGSPGGFPWLAALIAGALLAATDPAAVLSLPAAAGIPRRLRNILESESLFNDVSSILLFGVLILAATAMDDLDNLAAGGFILRSFLLACGGGLCVGLAAGLLARGLLARWHDRYAFGIVTLACSYASFLAAEELLHASGVMAVLVAGLVLRYPGEATLPAEVRRFGDQLWDFLSRLSHNLIFVLAGVTVTLEMFADRWLAMLLAVAAVLAARLLCVVALLAPLCRLPAAGPVFPPRQQALLCWGGVRGVVTLALALSLPLSLDYWYTIQSMAYGVVLFTLFAQATTIEVLVRGSAAAAARSDAAAGRSDG, via the coding sequence ATGTTGTCCGTGCCCGCCATCCTGTATTTCCTGGCGCTGTTGCTGCTTGCCGTGCCGCTGGAGAGGCTGGCCCGGCGCCTCCGCGTCCCGCCCGGCGTCTTCCTGCTGCTGCTGGGCTTCCTCAGCTCCGAGCTGCTGGTGGGGTTCGGCATAGACACTGGCATCCGCTGGCAAAATTTTTATTTCGCTATTTTTTACCTGTTTTTGCCGGCGCTGATCTTTCATGCCGCGCTGCGCATAGATTTGAACATGCTGCGCGCCAACCTGTTCCCGGTCCTGCTGCTGTCCCTGCCGCTGGCGCTGTTGTCGGTGGCGATCATTGCCGCCGTCCTCTACTACGGGGTCGGTTCGCCGGGCGGATTCCCCTGGCTGGCGGCCCTGATCGCCGGCGCCCTGCTGGCCGCCACCGATCCCGCGGCCGTCTTATCCCTGCCCGCCGCCGCGGGCATCCCGAGGCGGCTGCGCAACATCCTGGAAAGCGAGAGTCTGTTCAACGACGTAAGCTCGATTCTCTTGTTCGGCGTTCTCATCCTTGCGGCTACCGCCATGGACGATTTGGACAACCTGGCCGCCGGCGGTTTCATCCTGCGCAGCTTTCTGCTGGCCTGCGGCGGCGGTCTGTGCGTCGGGCTGGCGGCCGGCCTGCTCGCCCGGGGCTTGTTGGCCCGCTGGCACGACCGCTATGCCTTTGGCATCGTGACCCTGGCCTGTTCCTATGCCTCTTTCCTGGCCGCCGAAGAGCTGTTGCACGCCTCCGGGGTGATGGCCGTGCTGGTTGCCGGCTTGGTGTTGCGGTACCCGGGCGAAGCCACGTTGCCCGCGGAAGTGCGCCGCTTCGGCGATCAATTATGGGATTTCCTCTCCCGCCTGAGCCACAACCTGATCTTCGTTCTGGCCGGGGTCACCGTCACCCTGGAGATGTTCGCCGACCGCTGGCTGGCCATGCTGCTGGCCGTTGCCGCGGTGCTGGCGGCCCGGCTGCTGTGCGTCGTCGCGTTGCTGGCGCCGCTGTGCAGGCTGCCCGCTGCCGGCCCCGTCTTCCCGCCGCGGCAACAGGCGCTGCTCTGCTGGGGCGGCGTCCGCGGAGTCGTGACCCTGGCGCTCGCCCTGTCCCTGCCGCTTAGCCTGGACTACTGGTACACGATCCAGTCCATGGCCTACGGCGTCGTGCTGTTCACCTTGTTCGCGCAGGCCACCACTATCGAGGTCCTGGTCCGCGGAAGCGCCGCCGCAGCCGCTCGCTCAGACGCAGCCGCAGGCCGTTCAGACGGATAA
- a CDS encoding DoxX family protein, with amino-acid sequence MPIILNAMNRLQDLLDQSRIADGLGLLLIRIYLFFPFWMGGTRKLSSPEHVIAWFDQGLGLPFPTLMFWLAALTEAVGAVLLLFGFATRWISIPLMITMLVAAFAVHWEDGWYAIAQSSSEEIGVRLDRAKDILQEHGDYEWLTEYGNFAILGNGIEFAATYFIMLLVLFFAGGGRFLSADYWIARKFRDSS; translated from the coding sequence ATGCCTATTATTCTGAACGCGATGAACCGCTTGCAGGACCTGCTGGACCAGAGCCGAATTGCCGACGGCCTGGGACTGCTCCTGATTCGCATCTACCTGTTTTTTCCTTTTTGGATGGGCGGCACCCGCAAACTCAGTTCCCCGGAGCACGTCATCGCCTGGTTCGATCAGGGCCTGGGGCTGCCTTTCCCCACGCTGATGTTCTGGCTGGCCGCGCTGACCGAGGCGGTGGGCGCCGTGCTGCTGCTGTTCGGCTTTGCCACCCGCTGGATTTCCATCCCGCTGATGATCACGATGCTGGTGGCCGCCTTCGCGGTGCACTGGGAAGACGGCTGGTACGCCATTGCCCAGTCCAGCTCCGAGGAGATCGGCGTTCGTCTGGATCGCGCCAAGGACATCCTCCAGGAGCACGGCGACTACGAATGGCTGACCGAGTACGGCAATTTCGCCATTCTGGGCAACGGCATCGAGTTCGCCGCCACCTATTTCATCATGCTCCTGGTGCTGTTCTTTGCCGGCGGCGGCAGGTTCCTCAGCGCGGACTACTGGATTGCCCGCAAGTTCCGCGACTCGTCCTAG